From Candidatus Sphingomonas colombiensis, one genomic window encodes:
- a CDS encoding autotransporter domain-containing protein — translation MTKDGTGTVVLTGANSYTGGTTIAGGTLVGNTASLQGNVANAGTLVFAQAANGTFAGAVSGSGALVKTGTGTLVLTGANSFTGGTTITGGTLVGNSASIQGNVVNGGSLVFDQASDGVYAGRIGGSGGFVKQGAGSLNLTGASDYNGATSVNEGRLAVNGSLANSIITVGSNGTIGGNGTVGGLIVRNGGTAAPGNSIGHLTVAGNLTFEKGSTYAVEINAGGSTDQISTSGVAKIDGGTVKVLAEAGDYKPQTSYVILSAAGGVRGKFDNVTSNLAFLVPTLGYGTDRVTLTMTRNDVTFAQAGRTANQTAVGGAIDGRFLIGSAIYDALVGSSREQIAAGLDSLSGEIHASALSAAADDGSRLRRTLLDRAQSAVASSNSDRKVALWSQVGGNWASKDGNGNAANVDTSGYQLIAGIEFNPTENVKIGAAGGTAHSDVTVKRRGSSADIDTVFGAAYASVAFGAATIRGGASYSDLDIATHRTVDYRSLHDELRASYGGSLTQAFGEIGYTMPLGKGSVEPFAGFSGMWLKNTTFTETGASAALKGNDDNRAYGWTSLGLRATIGDARSRVVGRARIAWEHATSDVGVNSHMTFGTGGGFTVEGAPLSKDNASVEAGLEWRATSALSFNAGYTGVISNRGEDHGVRATAAIRF, via the coding sequence GGGCAGCGGCGCGCTGGTCAAGACCGGGACCGGCACGCTTGTGCTGACCGGCGCGAACAGCTTCACCGGCGGCACGACGATCACCGGCGGCACGCTGGTCGGCAACAGCGCCAGCATCCAGGGCAATGTCGTTAACGGCGGCAGCCTCGTTTTCGATCAGGCCAGCGACGGCGTCTATGCGGGTCGTATCGGCGGATCGGGCGGCTTCGTGAAGCAGGGGGCGGGTTCGCTCAATCTTACGGGCGCCAGCGACTATAACGGCGCTACCAGCGTCAATGAGGGTCGGCTTGCCGTCAATGGCTCGCTCGCCAACTCGATCATCACTGTCGGGAGCAACGGCACGATCGGTGGCAACGGCACCGTCGGTGGCCTGATCGTCCGCAACGGAGGGACCGCGGCGCCGGGCAATTCGATCGGTCATCTCACGGTTGCGGGTAACCTCACCTTTGAGAAAGGGTCGACTTATGCCGTGGAGATAAACGCCGGCGGCAGCACGGATCAGATCTCGACCAGCGGCGTGGCGAAGATCGACGGCGGCACCGTGAAGGTGTTGGCGGAAGCGGGCGATTACAAGCCGCAGACGAGCTATGTGATCCTTTCCGCCGCCGGCGGCGTCAGGGGGAAGTTCGACAATGTGACGAGCAACCTTGCGTTTCTCGTCCCGACGCTCGGCTATGGCACCGATCGCGTTACGCTGACGATGACCCGCAATGACGTGACGTTCGCTCAGGCCGGGCGCACCGCCAACCAGACCGCAGTGGGCGGCGCGATCGATGGGAGGTTCCTGATCGGCAGCGCGATCTATGACGCGCTGGTGGGCTCTTCGCGGGAACAGATCGCCGCAGGGCTGGATAGCCTGTCAGGCGAAATCCACGCTTCGGCGCTTTCGGCCGCGGCCGATGATGGCAGCCGTCTTCGGCGCACGCTCCTCGATCGGGCGCAGAGCGCCGTCGCGTCATCCAATTCGGATCGCAAGGTCGCGTTGTGGTCGCAGGTCGGCGGAAATTGGGCGAGCAAGGACGGCAATGGCAACGCCGCCAATGTCGATACGTCCGGCTATCAGTTGATCGCGGGGATCGAATTCAATCCCACCGAGAACGTGAAGATCGGCGCAGCCGGCGGCACTGCGCATTCGGACGTGACCGTGAAGCGGCGGGGCTCCTCGGCCGATATCGATACGGTGTTCGGCGCCGCCTATGCCAGCGTGGCCTTCGGTGCCGCCACCATTCGCGGCGGCGCAAGCTATTCGGATCTCGACATCGCCACCCATCGAACGGTCGACTATCGCTCGCTCCATGACGAACTGCGCGCCAGCTATGGTGGCTCGCTCACCCAGGCATTCGGTGAAATCGGCTATACGATGCCTTTGGGCAAAGGGTCGGTCGAGCCGTTCGCCGGCTTCAGCGGGATGTGGCTGAAGAACACCACCTTCACCGAAACCGGGGCATCCGCTGCGCTGAAGGGCAACGACGACAATCGTGCCTATGGTTGGACCTCGCTGGGGTTGCGTGCGACGATCGGCGATGCTCGATCGCGAGTCGTTGGCCGCGCCCGCATTGCATGGGAACACGCCACAAGCGATGTCGGGGTGAACTCCCATATGACTTTCGGCACGGGTGGCGGCTTCACGGTCGAAGGCGCCCCATTGTCGAAGGACAATGCGAGCGTAGAGGCCGGTCTGGAATGGCGCGCGACGTCTGCGCTGTCATTCAATGCCGGATATACGGGGGTTATCAGCAATCGCGGGGAGGACCATGGGGTCCGAGCCACGGCTGCGATCCGCTTCTGA